The DNA region GTTATTTTAGAGAAATCCTTAAAgaatcgtcggtagaaacctGTGTGTCCTAGGAAACTACGTATTTCTCTAACGGTTTTCGAAGGTTGAAGGTTTTCTATTATTTATATTTTAGATTTATCTACTTCAATCCCTTTATCGAACATGATGTGTCCAAGTATGattccttgtcggaccatgaaatggcatttttcccaatttagtACAAGATTAACTTTCACGCACctttcaagtaccatttctaggttcgatagacatccttcaaaactctgcccacaaacagaaaagtcatccataaatacttccattATGTCGTCTATAAAATTAGCAAAGATcgacatcatgcatctttgaaatgttgcgGGAGCATTACATAGTCCAAATGGCACTCGTCGATAGGCAAATGTACCATAAGAACAGGTGAAggtagtcttttcttggtcatctGGGTGAATAGGAATTTGAAAAAATCTTGTATAACCATCTAAGTAGCAGAAGTGAGAATGTTTAGCCAATcgctcaagcatttgatcgatAAAATGTAGAGGAAAATGATCCTTACGAGTGGATTTATTTAatttcctatagtcaatgcacattctccatccaGTTTGAGTACATTTTGCTACTGATTTGCCCTTTTCATTACTAACAACTATAACACCTCCCTTTTTAGGAACGACATGCACTGGGCTGACCCATTGATTGTCGGATATCAGGTATATAATTCCTGCTTCTAATAGCTTTTGTACCTCTCTTTTGACTATATCACTCATGATGGGATTGATTCtcctctggtgttctctagaggtttttCAACCTTCTTCTAGCATAATGTGATTCATAGATACAgagggacttattcctttaagatctTAGATGTTATATCCTAGAGTTATAGGGTATTTTCTTAAGACATGTAGTAATTTCTCGGTTTCTATCTTTCCTAAGTTTgcattgactattactggtctttcAAGCTCTGTGTCTAGGAATTCATACCTTAAATATTTGGGTAATGTTTTATGTTCTACGTCAGGTTTCTTTGGGCAAGGCATGGGATTAGGAGTTAATGCTAAACATTCCCTTAGACTGTCATCTATGTATGGCTCATGCCAATTATCCTCTTCAAATATAGGAGGTGATGGAATCTTTAGTACTTCAGTATACTTAGATCATTCCATCTCCATTTCTTTAATGCATTCGTTGATAACGTCTAGGAAACAACATGAATCTTCTATAGCTGGTGCCTTTAAGAACTGTGATAGAATAAATTCAACTTTTTCTTCACCAACCTCAAAGGTTAGCTTTCCTTTCTTCACGTCTATGATAGCTCTAATAGTGGCCAAAAAGGCTCTTCCTAAAATGGTAGGGATGTTGGAATCCTCCTTTATGTCCATTATTATAAAGTCGATGGGAATATAGAATTGACTTGTACAAACGGGAACATTCTCTAGCATACCTACTGGAAGTTTAATAGAATGGTCAGATAGTTGAAGAGACATTTTCGTCGATCTTACTTCTCCTAATTTGAGTTTTTCACATATGGATAAGGGCATTAAACTAACACTGACTCCTAAGTagcatagagctttgtctatgacaaactTTTCGATTACGCAAGGTATGGAAAAACTACCTGGATCTTTTAGCTTATGAGGCATATTATTTTGGATTATAtcgctacactcagcagtaaaTGTAACAATCTCATTATCCTCGAGCTTTTTCTTATTAGATAATATTTCTTTAAGGAACTTAtcatatgagggcatttgtgtaATAGCTTTTGTAAAAGGTATAGTGATATTCAGTTGTTTCAGAAGTTCTACGAATTTCTTAAGTTGCCCATCATTTTTAGACTTAacaagtctttgaggataaggtataggtggtttgtatggtggcggaggcacataaggtttttctttctctaCGGTCTCTTCGTTTTTGTCTTCATCTCCTTTATCCTTTTGTTCTTCTGGTTGATCATCGGTTGTTACTGTTTCAGTTGCTTTACCAGAGTTTTGATACATGGTTGGATTTTGAAGTCTTGGATTAATTGGTCCATCTAATTCTGTCCCAATTTATAGTGTGATGGCGTTAGCATGACCTTTTGGAATTGGTTGAGGTTGACTAGGAAATACTCCAGTTGGGGCTGCTGTTGCTGCTCATTGTTGGGCTACTTGAGAAATTTgggtttctaacattttgttatgggtagccgTAGCATCAAGCTTACTTGAAATTTGTTTCATCAACTCATTGGTATGAGCATTTTGATTAGCGAAATCTTTGTTTTGTTGACTTGGGCATTCATAAAGTTTTCTATCATGAGTTCGAGTTTTGACTTTCTAGTTGCTTGTGGAGCAGCAGGGGCTCTTTTTTGATAACCTATGGGTACAACATGTGTTGGGTTTGGTGCAAACAAAGCATTGTTGTTTTATAAGAAAAGTTTGGATGATTTCTCCATCCAAGATTGTAGGTGTTGGAATATGGGTTTCCTTGGGCATATTTTACTTGGTCGGTATGAATACCAACCAATAATTAACATTCAACATTAGTGTGCCCAGGGGTTCTGCATAATTTGTTGTTGGGTGCCACAGCATCTACGGCAGCTATTAGGATTATGGTTAAGTTCTCAATCTTTTGAGTAAGAGCATCCACTTTAGCATTGACGTGGTCTATGCCATTCACTTCGTACATTCTGGACTTCGTAGTTGATTTTTTTGTAGAACTTCGCTCACCTCCCCATTGGAAATGGTTTTGCGCCATGTTTCCAATGAGTTGATAGGCGTCTTCGTATGGTTTATTCATTGAAGCGCCGCCAGCTGCAGCATCTAAATTCATCTTAGTGTTATACAGAAGACCATTATAAAAAGTATGGATAATGAGTCATTGCTCAAGcccatggtgtggacaaagtctcatcatgtctttgtatctctcccaagcaTCGAAAAGAGATTCATTGTCTTTCTGCTTAAATCCGTTGatttgggctcttagcatagCAGTCTTGCTTGGTGGAAAATATTGCGCTAAGAAAACATTCTTCAACTCGTCCCGTGTAGTGACAGAGTTTGATGGTATAGACTGGATCCAAGCTCTAGATCTATCTCTtaaagaaaaagggaaaagacATAGTCTTATTTCTTCGGGGTTGACACCATTCGCTTTTACTGTGTCTGCGTACTGCATAAACACTGATAAATGAAGATTCGGATCATATGTAGGACTACCAGAGAACTGGTTCTGTTGTACGATTGATAACAACAAAATTTTTAATTCGAAATCATTTTGCTCAATGGCAGGGGCAACAATGATGTTATGTGGTTCCTCCTGCGAAGGAAGAGCATAATACTTAAGAGAACGGTCTTGTGGTACCTCAGCTATAACTGGTTCAGATTATGATTATGATTTTGGAAAAGGAAGATTGTACTTAATTCGGAATTTGTGAATTCAGTGTTGTAAGTTAATAAAATGCTCGACTTTGTCAACTGGTTGTTCTAGCTcttcgccttgtgagcgagtgctTGGCATACAATTGACAGTTTAGAGGggtaaataaaataaaagttgccttagtctatactgcACAACAACGGAATCATAATAttgactaaattagtccccgaaaacaacaccaaaaacttgatcgtgTGACTATATAAGTCTGCCAGGttactaactgcaagtgcacagtctatCGCGTggtttt from Lathyrus oleraceus cultivar Zhongwan6 chromosome 1, CAAS_Psat_ZW6_1.0, whole genome shotgun sequence includes:
- the LOC127100404 gene encoding uncharacterized protein LOC127100404; translated protein: MPSYDKFLKEILSNKKKLEDNEIVTFTAECSDIIQNNMPHKLKDPGSFSIPCVIEKFVIDKALCYLGVSVSLMPLSICEKLKLGEVRSTKMSLQLSDHSIKLPVGMLENVPVCTSQFYIPIDFIIMDIKEDSNIPTILGRAFLATIRAIIDVKKGKLTFEVGEEKVEFILSQFLKAPAIEDSCCFLDVINECIKEMEME